A section of the Pelorhabdus rhamnosifermentans genome encodes:
- a CDS encoding DedA family protein — protein MEQLFQFVTSYIEVWGYPAILIGMALESANIPIPSELIFGFAGYLVFRGQLDFNLAIFYGILGGLLGSAVSYYIGYYGGPRFVYKYGKYVLLSERKIRLAQDWFDKYGLFAVFFARLLPVVRTFISLPAGFAKVNFPKFMLYTLLGSLPWTIAIIYAGMVLGENWHILRDYGHEASLVTVAIIFGIAIYYVRKNRSKQQREQN, from the coding sequence ATGGAACAATTGTTCCAATTTGTGACAAGCTATATCGAAGTATGGGGGTATCCGGCTATTTTAATTGGAATGGCCTTAGAAAGTGCCAATATTCCTATTCCTAGTGAACTCATTTTTGGTTTTGCAGGATATTTAGTATTTCGTGGTCAATTAGACTTTAACTTAGCCATCTTTTATGGCATACTGGGTGGTCTGCTTGGTTCAGCTGTATCTTACTATATTGGTTATTACGGCGGACCACGTTTTGTCTATAAATATGGAAAGTACGTATTATTATCAGAACGAAAAATTCGTCTGGCTCAGGATTGGTTTGATAAATACGGTTTGTTTGCTGTTTTTTTTGCCAGACTTTTACCTGTTGTACGGACATTTATTTCCCTTCCGGCTGGTTTTGCCAAAGTTAATTTTCCGAAGTTTATGCTCTATACCTTGCTTGGTTCTCTTCCCTGGACGATTGCTATTATTTATGCCGGTATGGTTTTGGGGGAAAATTGGCATATTTTACGTGACTATGGACATGAAGCAAGCCTCGTGACTGTGGCCATTATTTTTGGTATAGCCATCTATTATGTTCGTAAAAATCGGTCTAAACAGCAACGTGAACAAAATTAA